From Sporosarcina sp. FSL W7-1349, a single genomic window includes:
- a CDS encoding MBL fold metallo-hydrolase, which produces MRFSVLASGSTGNAIYIENEQHAFLVDAGFSAKKLEGLLAGIDRSLKQVDGIFVTHEHSDHIKGIGVVARKYGMPIYANEKTWKAMDGLVGTIPLEQRFQFDMDTVQSFGSLDVQSFAVSHDAADPMFYVFHENDRKLAIITDTGYVSDRMKGIIQGADSFVFESNHDVSMLQMGRYPWSVKRRILSDVGHVSNEDAAVAMSEVVKEKETRIYLSHLSKDNNMKDLARMSVSQTLETCGIRTGEFVHLYDTDAEKPTELVTV; this is translated from the coding sequence ATGCGCTTTAGTGTACTTGCCAGTGGTAGTACAGGCAATGCGATTTATATAGAGAACGAGCAGCATGCATTTTTGGTTGACGCCGGTTTCAGTGCGAAAAAGTTGGAGGGGCTCCTGGCTGGCATCGACCGTTCTTTGAAACAAGTTGACGGTATTTTTGTCACACACGAGCATAGCGATCATATTAAAGGGATTGGCGTCGTAGCGCGGAAGTATGGCATGCCGATCTATGCAAATGAAAAGACGTGGAAGGCAATGGACGGGCTCGTCGGCACGATTCCGCTCGAACAGCGTTTCCAGTTCGACATGGATACTGTCCAATCATTCGGTTCCTTGGACGTCCAATCCTTTGCCGTTTCCCATGATGCGGCGGACCCGATGTTCTACGTGTTTCATGAAAATGATCGGAAATTGGCGATCATTACGGATACCGGTTATGTGAGCGATCGGATGAAAGGAATTATCCAAGGCGCTGATTCTTTTGTATTTGAAAGCAACCATGACGTCAGCATGTTGCAGATGGGCCGTTATCCGTGGTCGGTGAAACGGCGGATCCTCAGCGATGTCGGCCACGTCTCCAACGAAGACGCGGCGGTCGCCATGAGCGAAGTCGTAAAAGAAAAAGAGACGAGAATTTATCTGTCCCATTTGAGCAAAGATAATAATATGAAGGACTTGGCCAGGATGAGCGTATCCCAGACATTGGAGACATGCGGCATCCGAACTGGCGAATTCGTTCATCTGTACGACACGGATGCAGAAAAGCCGACCGAGTTGGTCACAGTATAA
- a CDS encoding CxxH/CxxC protein, translated as MKIVSCQTHINHALDVYVAKEKTLPQMKFVPEEEKLSTKCDYCEQPALYVVANE; from the coding sequence ATGAAGATAGTGAGCTGTCAAACCCATATAAATCATGCGTTAGACGTCTATGTTGCCAAGGAAAAAACCTTGCCACAGATGAAGTTTGTACCGGAAGAAGAGAAGTTATCCACAAAGTGCGACTACTGTGAACAGCCTGCTTTATATGTTGTGGCGAACGAATAA
- a CDS encoding S1C family serine protease codes for MDEFKNYPDDRERQPLNETEPVIETRRETATPPPRPPKRSGGFLPGLLGAIVGGLLVWLLMTNVGGTGEKATSGNDEKLGLTDNVQSERVSLDISNDVTEVVGKVTDGVVGVTNLQTVRDFWSTTETTQEAGVGSGVIYKKAGDKAYIVTNHHVVENAQQLEITFDDGSKTEGKLIGSDIWTDLAVIEIDAKHAKTVVEFGDSDALKRGETVIAIGNPLGLGFSGSVTVGVVSGKDRSIPIDLNRDGIIDWQADVLQTDAAINPGNSGGALINMAGQLIGINSMKITESTVEGIGLAIPTNLAVSIIEQLETTGTVNRPTMGVTLLDLRSVPARQQQEVLKLPEDVTDGVVVTDVARNSPAQEAGVQKYDTIVEMDGEKIEDMVTLRKHLYNTKRVGDTMTMKVYREGKLLEIDMKLQSGNSF; via the coding sequence ATGGATGAGTTCAAAAATTATCCGGACGATCGGGAGCGTCAACCTTTGAATGAAACCGAACCGGTAATTGAAACGAGAAGGGAAACCGCAACTCCACCTCCCCGGCCGCCAAAACGGAGCGGTGGATTTCTCCCGGGCTTGCTGGGTGCCATCGTCGGGGGGCTGCTCGTTTGGTTGTTAATGACCAATGTCGGCGGGACGGGCGAGAAAGCGACAAGCGGGAATGATGAAAAGTTGGGCCTCACCGACAATGTCCAGTCGGAGCGTGTTTCGCTCGATATATCGAATGACGTGACAGAGGTGGTCGGAAAGGTGACGGACGGCGTCGTCGGTGTCACCAACTTGCAGACGGTGCGCGATTTCTGGTCGACCACCGAAACGACTCAGGAAGCGGGTGTCGGTTCGGGCGTCATTTATAAGAAAGCCGGAGATAAGGCATACATTGTCACCAACCACCATGTCGTCGAAAATGCACAGCAGCTGGAAATTACATTTGACGATGGATCGAAAACCGAGGGGAAACTGATCGGCAGCGATATTTGGACCGACCTGGCTGTTATCGAAATCGATGCCAAGCATGCGAAGACGGTTGTCGAATTCGGTGATTCGGATGCCTTGAAACGGGGAGAGACGGTCATTGCCATCGGGAATCCGCTCGGTCTCGGATTTTCGGGTTCGGTGACGGTTGGAGTCGTTTCAGGGAAGGACAGGTCAATCCCAATCGACCTGAACCGGGACGGCATCATTGATTGGCAGGCGGACGTGTTACAGACCGATGCTGCCATCAACCCGGGCAACTCCGGCGGAGCGCTCATCAATATGGCTGGTCAGCTGATTGGCATCAATTCAATGAAAATCACGGAATCGACTGTCGAAGGGATTGGGTTGGCCATCCCGACCAATCTCGCGGTTTCCATCATCGAACAGTTGGAGACTACCGGAACTGTCAACCGCCCGACTATGGGTGTCACCCTGCTCGATTTGCGAAGCGTGCCGGCTAGACAGCAACAGGAAGTGCTGAAATTGCCGGAAGATGTGACGGATGGCGTGGTTGTCACCGACGTAGCTCGGAATTCCCCGGCCCAGGAGGCAGGTGTCCAAAAGTATGATACAATTGTCGAGATGGACGGCGAGAAAATCGAGGACATGGTCACCTTGCGTAAACATCTTTACAATACGAAACGAGTCGGTGATACAATGACCATGAAAGTATACAGGGAAGGCAAATTGCTCGAAATCGATATGAAGCTGCAATCGGGAAATTCATTCTGA
- a CDS encoding two-component system regulatory protein YycI produces MDWSKTKTIFIVIFSILNVFLYSLYLNRHMESQNLQVMGKTSIEEALKMDNITHDPLPPHQNDASYISAKAVAFDKEEVGKLEGQSAVIVGETVLQSVLDSPETVRNAKGDYNFTDFLSKYVLNGKEYQLWEVDEEEGTALFFQQALGEPIYFSTHAMLTVYLNKDGKVISYEQRMCEEFVSYNRKKDLLSPIEAIGSLSNRGYIKPDSKVKRVTLGYSTLLTETLVFAPTWNVRVELKDGTIENHFINAIEGKVLEFQLDASDEEKE; encoded by the coding sequence ATGGATTGGAGTAAGACCAAAACGATCTTCATCGTTATTTTTTCCATTTTGAATGTCTTTTTGTACTCTCTTTACCTCAATCGGCATATGGAGTCACAAAACTTGCAGGTGATGGGGAAAACGTCGATTGAGGAAGCGCTGAAGATGGATAATATCACGCATGATCCCCTTCCCCCCCATCAGAATGACGCTTCTTATATTTCAGCCAAAGCGGTCGCTTTTGACAAGGAGGAAGTCGGGAAACTGGAAGGCCAGTCTGCCGTCATCGTAGGTGAAACGGTCCTCCAGTCGGTGTTGGACAGCCCTGAAACGGTTCGCAATGCGAAAGGCGATTACAATTTCACCGATTTCCTCAGCAAGTATGTGCTCAATGGAAAGGAATATCAGCTGTGGGAGGTGGACGAGGAGGAAGGAACAGCCCTCTTCTTCCAACAGGCACTGGGCGAACCGATTTACTTCAGCACCCATGCAATGCTGACGGTCTATTTGAACAAGGACGGCAAAGTGATCAGCTACGAGCAGCGGATGTGCGAAGAATTTGTCAGCTATAATCGGAAGAAGGACCTCCTCTCTCCAATCGAAGCAATCGGTTCATTGTCCAACCGTGGTTATATAAAACCTGATTCGAAAGTGAAACGGGTCACACTTGGCTATTCCACGTTGCTGACCGAAACGCTAGTATTTGCTCCGACTTGGAATGTTCGTGTAGAATTGAAGGATGGAACGATTGAAAATCACTTCATCAATGCAATTGAAGGTAAAGTCCTAGAGTTCCAATTGGACGCTTCCGATGAAGAGAAGGAATGA
- a CDS encoding AAA family ATPase, which yields MNVKVFYGPDNAFKEFIEETTFVTMNDIMLQVIEIDRSFTIRSEGSEYEPKEFFYETIVCHRQEYSSMSINSINNIMLILKNVKFNTLYFQNPPNNIIEVIRRNFVVDFIYYDYGKIGVQSLIEFKRLFRDRLIGQEKALNVLLPVLNIPKVRSSQKPIVIMFYGPPGVGKTETAKLISQAIYGSDKIKRFQLSMFQTDQAYRFLFGSKPQEDSLAKSLMSRETNVILLDEFDKVHPNLYSAFYELFDEGQIVDGNYTAKADNSIFICTSNYLTTSEIEKNVGGAIFSRITECIKFEPLNENEKLKIMTTEFKRSFESLALDDKEKLSHLEEEMLLELSSDIDEYVNTRDIKNTVDMYLSYKLLKELRVL from the coding sequence ATGAACGTTAAGGTTTTTTATGGACCAGATAATGCATTTAAAGAGTTTATTGAAGAAACAACTTTTGTAACAATGAATGATATTATGCTACAAGTTATTGAAATTGACCGCTCGTTTACAATTCGAAGTGAGGGCTCTGAATATGAGCCAAAAGAATTTTTTTATGAAACCATTGTCTGTCATAGACAAGAATACTCATCAATGTCGATTAATTCGATTAATAACATAATGTTAATCTTGAAAAATGTGAAATTTAACACTTTATATTTTCAAAATCCTCCAAATAATATTATTGAGGTAATACGAAGAAATTTCGTTGTCGATTTTATTTATTATGACTACGGGAAAATTGGCGTTCAAAGCTTAATTGAATTTAAAAGACTCTTTAGGGATAGATTGATAGGACAGGAAAAGGCACTAAATGTGCTGCTTCCTGTTCTTAATATCCCGAAGGTAAGGTCATCACAAAAACCAATAGTAATAATGTTTTATGGACCTCCTGGTGTAGGTAAAACAGAAACTGCAAAGTTAATATCACAAGCAATATATGGAAGTGATAAAATTAAGAGATTTCAACTATCAATGTTTCAAACAGACCAAGCGTATAGATTTCTATTTGGTTCAAAACCACAAGAGGATAGTTTAGCAAAAAGTTTGATGAGTAGGGAAACAAATGTCATTTTATTGGATGAATTTGATAAAGTACATCCTAATTTATATAGTGCATTTTATGAACTTTTTGATGAAGGTCAGATAGTTGATGGTAATTATACTGCTAAGGCTGATAATTCAATATTTATATGTACGTCGAATTATCTAACTACGTCCGAAATTGAAAAAAACGTTGGTGGAGCAATATTTTCAAGAATAACAGAGTGTATTAAATTTGAACCATTAAACGAGAATGAAAAATTAAAAATAATGACAACAGAGTTTAAGCGGAGTTTCGAAAGTCTTGCTCTAGACGATAAAGAAAAGCTCTCACATTTAGAAGAAGAAATGTTATTAGAATTATCATCGGATATAGATGAATACGTGAATACAAGGGATATTAAAAATACAGTTGACATGTATCTAAGTTATAAATTATTAAAGGAATTACGTGTATTGTAA
- a CDS encoding DUF6414 family protein, with product MKANSKPTFLKIVYFDEGSALDYLEAKHGGRYDKVSSDIIQRAKTLAGEVGLEVSTDPKLFSFIIDSLIGIKGRVSGRAAYDRKSETNISETVSSTVLSNFIDDVYESVQDSNFGIFNKINLSFIPNSITFLKTISPMLKIIKEESFEQQMPIHLGALDQIFSDAKGYYELISQEEGEKRVFRFNINALRNNYRLNDLTKMDITIIGIKVGECTEEQLEWEAEFNEEKRNEQKAERKSRVAHIIEDELQDEEKVPDVIKTLDIYDVILAGVVNNER from the coding sequence ATGAAAGCTAACTCAAAACCCACCTTTCTAAAAATTGTATATTTTGACGAAGGTTCAGCATTAGATTATTTAGAAGCTAAGCATGGGGGAAGATATGATAAAGTTTCTTCCGATATTATTCAGCGGGCTAAAACACTTGCAGGAGAAGTAGGTTTAGAGGTTTCAACCGACCCAAAGTTATTTTCTTTTATAATTGATTCATTAATAGGAATAAAAGGTCGGGTTTCTGGCAGGGCAGCTTATGATAGGAAAAGTGAAACTAATATTAGTGAAACAGTAAGTAGTACTGTATTGTCAAATTTTATTGACGATGTATATGAGAGTGTTCAAGATAGTAACTTTGGGATATTTAATAAAATCAACTTATCTTTTATCCCAAATTCAATTACATTTCTTAAAACAATCTCTCCAATGCTTAAAATAATAAAAGAGGAATCATTTGAACAACAAATGCCAATCCATTTAGGTGCATTAGACCAAATATTTAGTGATGCAAAGGGCTATTACGAATTAATATCCCAGGAAGAGGGAGAAAAGAGGGTTTTTAGATTTAACATTAATGCTTTAAGAAATAACTATAGATTAAATGATTTAACTAAAATGGATATTACAATCATTGGAATAAAAGTGGGGGAGTGTACAGAAGAACAGCTGGAATGGGAAGCTGAGTTTAACGAAGAAAAAAGAAATGAACAAAAAGCGGAAAGAAAGAGTAGAGTAGCTCATATTATTGAGGATGAATTACAAGATGAAGAAAAAGTACCTGACGTTATAAAAACATTGGATATTTATGATGTCATTTTAGCTGGAGTGGTTAATAATGAACGTTAA
- a CDS encoding GGDEF domain-containing protein: MGFYSIKHIDDQQDFISYSNELFFERLKLVSFMLIFTYPGFFYSDVFLLNKTDPVYRWVLASIHLTGFFLSIIFILIYYFYKSAPIGPIIHIYTVLFLFIGATASINSQLLNGNIYAYIILLLGVSVVFPIHPGPLLIYFSSNHIYFLIGLLFMDPNHFSLNTNIINSTGAAVISYTIAFMLYRLRKRDFESKCKLRRNTDSFRRLFHMNPYPLILTNLQNDEILLINHQAIEYYHLQDQDMTKVDGKFLFASPYEKQIILKMLEEHQSIKNYELEYQVNPSLKKWAMLSLELVEYLDQSCILIGVTDITNLKIKEEELLKHASFDTLTGVMNRRSGMALLEEKIHGPYQQEFYVCYIDINGLKTVNDNFGHSAGDDLIKTSCEIINCNIDSGDVLFRMGGDEFIIVFFGKNKEKVEETWMDITRDFHRFNLSGEKTYELSASHGIAYYKPGMLTTVEEILEAADQTMYEEKISMRRIPSS; this comes from the coding sequence ATGGGATTCTATTCAATTAAACATATTGACGACCAACAAGATTTTATTTCGTACTCAAATGAGTTATTTTTTGAACGACTTAAATTGGTTTCTTTTATGCTCATTTTCACCTATCCCGGCTTCTTTTACTCTGATGTATTTCTATTAAATAAGACAGACCCGGTTTATAGATGGGTTCTTGCCTCTATTCACCTTACAGGTTTTTTTCTGTCCATTATTTTTATTCTCATTTATTATTTTTACAAGAGTGCGCCTATAGGTCCCATTATCCATATCTACACCGTGTTATTCTTATTTATTGGCGCGACGGCTTCTATAAACAGTCAGTTATTGAATGGTAATATTTATGCTTATATCATTCTTTTACTTGGGGTTTCTGTTGTTTTTCCTATTCATCCTGGCCCGCTTTTAATTTATTTCAGCAGTAATCATATTTATTTTTTGATTGGGTTGCTTTTCATGGACCCTAACCACTTTTCGCTGAATACAAACATAATTAATTCAACCGGGGCTGCTGTAATTTCCTATACGATTGCATTTATGCTCTATCGGCTGCGAAAAAGGGATTTTGAAAGTAAATGCAAGTTAAGAAGAAATACGGATAGTTTTAGAAGACTATTTCATATGAATCCATATCCATTAATTCTTACAAACCTACAAAATGATGAAATATTGCTTATCAATCATCAGGCAATTGAATATTATCATTTGCAGGATCAAGACATGACGAAAGTGGATGGAAAATTTTTATTCGCCAGTCCCTATGAAAAGCAGATTATATTAAAAATGCTTGAAGAGCATCAAAGTATCAAAAATTATGAACTGGAGTATCAAGTAAATCCCAGTCTAAAAAAATGGGCTATGCTAAGTCTGGAATTGGTCGAGTATTTGGATCAGTCCTGTATTCTAATTGGGGTTACGGATATTACCAACCTGAAGATAAAGGAAGAAGAGCTGCTTAAGCATGCTTCTTTCGATACACTGACAGGTGTGATGAATAGGCGGAGCGGAATGGCTTTGTTGGAAGAAAAAATTCACGGGCCTTATCAACAAGAATTTTATGTTTGTTATATTGATATAAATGGGTTGAAAACCGTCAATGACAACTTCGGTCACTCAGCTGGAGATGATCTCATCAAGACAAGCTGCGAAATCATTAATTGCAATATTGACTCCGGCGATGTGCTATTCCGAATGGGCGGTGACGAATTTATCATCGTTTTCTTCGGTAAGAATAAAGAAAAAGTGGAAGAGACATGGATGGATATTACACGAGATTTTCATCGTTTTAATCTGTCGGGGGAAAAGACCTATGAACTTTCAGCGAGCCATGGAATCGCCTATTATAAGCCCGGCATGCTGACCACTGTAGAGGAAATCCTAGAAGCGGCAGATCAAACTATGTACGAAGAGAAAATCTCAATGCGGAGGATACCGTCCAGCTAA
- a CDS encoding YycH family regulatory protein, producing MGLKYIEPIKSVILLLLVVLSVTFTFSIWTYTPRLKSIEELPTIDISIADRMEIDKVIKPYKIVFNFDDGLKGTSQAEEIDSVMEEMKKWRISDLTLADGNFGMDKWATLMRKHHHFSLHFQGLVPIPLYDKVLNIEEEIVPEASFDRLVVDWKPEAEGVDLNLFFVNSKDGLLYRAKGKVDDYRTFQQSVVAWAAEFEEYTDVNPENPATFIAVPAVPVETVRTKYFQEEISPNRNRDSLPNRFRDALFTDPNAVRRSQVDSVTEEFADDHAQMKVDTEKKMLSFVLPAAQSTERAIPSELLEKTIDFINEHSGWTSEYRYIFMNPDSRFVKFQLYIHGLPVYSETPGSTEIMGIWGDNRIFRYDRPYYTLDLPLTSETETIFLPSGRDVVETLKQLSDEDFSQIEEIIPGYYMERDIDRRLFTMEPSWFYLKSGTWIRFSDEMTGGEDYGLE from the coding sequence ATGGGATTGAAATATATCGAACCGATTAAGTCTGTGATCCTGCTATTGCTTGTCGTTTTGAGTGTCACTTTCACCTTCTCCATTTGGACGTATACTCCGCGCCTAAAATCGATTGAGGAGTTGCCGACTATTGATATCTCGATTGCCGACCGGATGGAAATAGATAAAGTCATTAAGCCATACAAAATCGTTTTTAATTTTGATGATGGATTGAAAGGAACGTCCCAGGCCGAAGAAATCGATTCTGTCATGGAAGAGATGAAGAAATGGCGAATTTCGGACCTCACCTTGGCAGACGGAAATTTTGGAATGGATAAATGGGCAACATTGATGAGAAAACACCATCATTTCTCATTGCATTTCCAAGGGTTGGTTCCCATTCCGCTCTACGACAAAGTCTTGAACATCGAAGAGGAAATAGTGCCGGAAGCTTCCTTCGACCGTCTTGTTGTCGATTGGAAACCGGAAGCAGAAGGAGTCGACTTGAACCTTTTCTTTGTCAACAGCAAGGACGGTCTGCTCTATAGGGCGAAAGGGAAGGTCGATGACTATCGGACATTCCAACAGAGCGTTGTTGCTTGGGCAGCGGAGTTTGAGGAATATACGGACGTCAATCCGGAAAATCCAGCAACTTTTATCGCAGTGCCGGCTGTGCCGGTGGAAACCGTCCGTACGAAATATTTCCAAGAGGAGATCAGCCCGAACCGGAATCGTGATTCTTTGCCGAACCGCTTCCGGGATGCGCTCTTCACCGATCCGAACGCGGTCCGTCGCAGCCAGGTCGATTCGGTGACGGAGGAATTCGCGGACGATCACGCACAGATGAAAGTTGATACAGAGAAGAAGATGTTGAGTTTTGTCCTCCCTGCTGCCCAAAGTACCGAGAGGGCAATCCCTTCCGAACTATTAGAGAAGACAATTGATTTCATCAATGAACATAGCGGATGGACATCGGAATACCGTTACATTTTCATGAATCCAGACTCCCGCTTCGTAAAATTCCAATTGTATATCCATGGGTTGCCCGTTTACAGCGAGACTCCCGGTTCTACGGAAATAATGGGGATTTGGGGGGATAACCGGATTTTCCGTTATGACCGACCGTATTATACGCTCGATTTGCCATTGACATCCGAAACGGAGACGATTTTCCTTCCATCCGGCCGGGACGTCGTGGAGACGCTAAAACAGTTGAGCGATGAAGATTTCAGTCAAATTGAGGAGATCATACCAGGCTATTACATGGAGCGGGACATAGATCGTAGGCTATTTACGATGGAACCTTCCTGGTTTTATTTAAAAAGTGGCACGTGGATTCGTTTTTCTGATGAAATGACCGGGGGTGAGGATTATGGATTGGAGTAA
- the walK gene encoding cell wall metabolism sensor histidine kinase WalK: protein MQKVGFFRSIHVKLVLIYVLLIMVAMQIIGLYFVQKLEQTLKDNFTNSITDKMNLVEFSVREELIKERSTDDPTLEQSLRTVLSGFNSDDINEIRVVNPRYRILATSVLDNQVMVGQRSLDDTIKRSIASESPYENIYYDETMRERIMVRAQPILFNGEVIGTLYVVSNIENVYQQIDEVTQILAGGTAFSLTITIIIGIFIAQTITRPISDMRRQAQAMAKGNFSRKVRVYGNDEIGQLAIAFNHLTNQLQESQSTTESERRKLASVLENMTDGVIATDRKGRVSLINDSALSMFRLTRDLVLNRPIASILGLEQEYTFEDLIQIKDSIALDFSTDERPYILRATFSVTQRETGFVNGLIVVLHDNTEQEKIDMERREFVSNVSHELRTPLTTMRSYLEALAEGAWQNEEIAPSFLHVTQTETERMIRLVNDLLKLSRMDSQDYDLNREWVDFNQFFNAIIDRFEFSKSQNVHFRRLLPSTELFVEIDPDKMTQVLDNIISNALKYSPDGGDIRFGLSLQGDFIKVMISDDGMGIPKENVNRIFERFYRADRARSRAMGGTGLGLAIAKEMIAAHGGEIWADSEEGQGTTIFFTLPFEQQEEGEWD from the coding sequence ATGCAGAAGGTCGGTTTCTTCCGTTCGATCCACGTCAAACTCGTATTGATATACGTATTGCTGATCATGGTTGCTATGCAAATTATCGGCCTTTACTTTGTCCAGAAACTTGAGCAGACATTGAAAGACAACTTCACGAATTCAATCACCGATAAGATGAACCTTGTGGAATTCAGCGTGCGTGAGGAATTAATAAAAGAGCGTTCAACGGACGATCCGACACTCGAACAGAGTTTACGGACCGTCCTTTCGGGGTTTAACTCGGATGATATCAATGAAATTAGGGTCGTCAATCCCAGATACCGCATTCTGGCGACATCGGTCTTGGATAATCAAGTGATGGTCGGTCAACGATCGTTGGATGACACCATTAAAAGATCGATTGCATCGGAATCACCCTACGAAAATATCTACTATGATGAAACCATGCGGGAGCGGATTATGGTCCGGGCGCAACCGATCCTGTTTAATGGTGAAGTGATCGGGACGTTGTATGTAGTATCGAATATCGAGAACGTCTATCAGCAGATTGATGAAGTCACTCAGATCCTTGCGGGCGGTACCGCGTTTTCATTAACCATTACCATTATCATCGGCATTTTCATCGCCCAGACAATTACGCGACCGATTTCTGATATGAGGCGGCAGGCACAGGCGATGGCAAAAGGGAATTTCTCGCGCAAAGTGCGGGTGTATGGGAATGATGAAATCGGTCAGCTGGCGATTGCGTTCAACCATTTGACAAATCAGTTGCAAGAATCCCAGTCCACGACAGAAAGCGAGCGTCGGAAACTGGCATCCGTCCTTGAGAACATGACGGATGGCGTCATTGCAACCGACCGGAAAGGACGCGTCAGCCTGATTAATGATTCGGCCCTGTCCATGTTCCGCTTGACGCGCGACCTTGTGCTCAATCGCCCGATTGCGAGCATTCTTGGGCTGGAACAGGAGTACACATTCGAGGATCTGATCCAGATCAAGGATTCAATCGCTCTCGATTTCAGTACAGATGAAAGACCGTATATTTTGCGGGCAACATTTTCCGTTACACAGCGGGAGACCGGATTTGTGAACGGGCTGATTGTCGTTCTGCATGATAATACGGAACAAGAAAAAATCGATATGGAACGCCGGGAATTCGTCTCCAACGTCTCCCATGAATTGCGTACGCCGCTGACGACGATGCGCAGTTATTTGGAAGCTTTGGCAGAAGGGGCTTGGCAGAATGAGGAGATCGCCCCCTCTTTCCTTCATGTAACCCAGACGGAGACGGAGCGGATGATTCGATTGGTGAACGATTTGCTGAAACTATCGCGGATGGACAGCCAGGACTATGACCTAAACCGGGAATGGGTGGATTTCAACCAGTTCTTCAATGCCATCATCGATCGTTTCGAATTCTCCAAATCGCAAAATGTACATTTTCGCAGACTGTTGCCTTCCACTGAGTTATTTGTCGAAATCGATCCGGATAAGATGACGCAAGTCTTGGACAATATCATCTCAAACGCGTTGAAATATTCACCGGACGGCGGAGATATCCGGTTTGGATTGAGTTTGCAAGGCGACTTTATCAAAGTGATGATTTCCGATGATGGGATGGGTATCCCGAAAGAGAATGTCAATCGTATTTTCGAAAGGTTCTACCGAGCGGACCGCGCTAGATCGAGGGCAATGGGCGGCACGGGCCTCGGCTTGGCCATCGCCAAGGAAATGATCGCTGCCCATGGCGGTGAGATTTGGGCGGACAGTGAAGAAGGACAAGGGACAACCATCTTCTTCACATTACCATTTGAGCAACAAGAGGAAGGTGAATGGGATTGA
- the rlmH gene encoding 23S rRNA (pseudouridine(1915)-N(3))-methyltransferase RlmH: MNITIVTVGKLKEKYLKMGIDEYAKRLGAYAKVDLVEVADEKAPESLSEADMEIVKKKEAERILSKIGADAYVIALAIEGKMKTSEELAAGLESLMTYGRSKVVFVIGGSLGLHDSVYKRADELLSFSKMTFPHQLMKLVLLEQVYRGFRIMRGEPYHK, encoded by the coding sequence GTGAATATTACAATTGTGACAGTAGGAAAACTAAAAGAAAAATATTTAAAAATGGGAATTGACGAATATGCAAAACGCCTTGGTGCCTACGCCAAAGTCGACTTAGTGGAGGTTGCGGACGAAAAAGCACCCGAATCGTTAAGCGAAGCCGACATGGAAATAGTGAAAAAGAAAGAAGCCGAGCGGATTTTGTCGAAAATCGGAGCGGATGCCTATGTCATTGCGTTGGCGATCGAGGGAAAAATGAAAACATCCGAGGAGTTGGCGGCGGGACTGGAGTCGTTGATGACGTACGGTCGCAGCAAAGTCGTATTCGTCATCGGTGGATCACTGGGGCTTCATGACAGTGTGTACAAACGGGCGGATGAATTATTGTCGTTTTCGAAGATGACGTTTCCACACCAGTTGATGAAGTTAGTGCTGTTGGAGCAAGTGTATCGAGGGTTTCGGATTATGCGGGGGGAACCGTACCACAAGTGA